The Sabethes cyaneus chromosome 3, idSabCyanKW18_F2, whole genome shotgun sequence DNA window aaagcCGCACTGGtactcgccaacaaaggttgcctgcaacggcctcagtctgagaaacaggatgcaggagagaattttgtatgcaaaattgaggagagtaatgcctcgataatttctGCATTCTAGTctatggccctttttgtaaacaaagcatatgagaccttccaaccaggccgtaggtaattcctcagtccatacctttagtataatgGATTGCACAATAGAGCCGtgcgctcccgactttcaaaagttgggCGTGGATACCTTCCCtttcagctgctttgccgttttttagctctcgtccaaagttggtggatccacggCTTGTCTGATTTTGTGATTACATCATATTATTCCTGAGGCAAGTCCTTTTTCGAAGTGTTTTAATTCATTTAGTGTAATTGACTGCTAAAACAGAGTACTTGATCATAAATGTCTGGAGTAATTTCGAACAAAATGGGCCGAAACTATGTATCACTGCACGAAAGCTAAGCGGGCAGTTAGCTGTCAAATGGCAAAGCAAGGCAAAACCAACGAGAGATCGCAGCTTTTTTTGGTAGTTCAAAAACATACATTTTCAGTGCTCTCCGTGAGTCAAAATCTCGTTTGATAGCTCGAAGTCCCCGGAAAACCACAGCTAAGCATGACGATCACATCAGACGATTGTCTAATATTGACCCATTCATGACAGCATCGAGGATATGGGGTGTACTGAGTTTGCCAGTGAGTTCCAGAACAATTCAAAAACGGCTTGTTGAGAAACAGCTCGTCGGTAGGAGTCTAAGAAAAGTACCTGGTCTCGCGGACGCATCGGAACTCGACTGAAGTTCACTAGACTGGGCACATACTTGGACCCAAAAAGCGCAAGAAATTGTAGAATATTCTATGGTCTGATTAAACTAAAGTGAATTTGGTTGAATCCGATAGAAAATGCTGGGTTCGCTGAGCCTTGGCCTTTGCTTTCAAATTTTAGCACGCAATAAAAACATTTAAACATAGAAGAAATAATATGGTCCAGACCATATTATCTGGGAACGTTTCTCCTTGAACGGGGTTGAATGGCGAAGTAGCAGAGGTTTATAAACAGGTTGAGAAACACTGTCAACGGCTCTAAAATGGGTTATTTTCAAGATTTAGGAGGACGAGCAGCTTCCGGAGGAATAAATGGAAGGCGTGGTCCCATCTACacaaagggtgatcggctcgactgctgtaTCAATTACGGTATACCGGTGGTGAATGCCATGCCGCCCGCAAGGTACTTTCCCAGATCCTATTACACCGGGTGTCACCGATAACAAAAGGCTTCGTTGGCGAGTTTCATGGGGGTTCGCCCAACtacgaccaaatttttactatccgacagatattGCAGAAATGTTAGGAGGACAGTGTGCTCACGCATCATACCTTTACTGATTtagaagcagcatacgatacagttgatcgagaccagctatggcagataatgcacgaacaaggTTTTCGGAATATaatgacgcgactgatcagggcttaattggatcgagtgatgtgttttgtgcgcatctcggggacactctagaGTCCCTTTGAGACACGTCGAAGGTTGAAATAaagtgacggcttattttgcatgctgttgagggggtgatccaacgagcgggtatcgaagcGAGAGACATGATTTTCATGCGACtcgttttaaatatatttttcaaaatcttAGCGGATTCTCCTTTGCCTATTTAGCATACAGTAACTGCACGCCTTGGTAGTGAAACGTATATGAAACGGAGAAACTGCGTAAAAGACTTACAATTAGGTGTTATCAGAGTGCAAATACCTTCAGGATACAGCTGTTTCAGCCGCGACACAATCTGTACAATAATGTAAAGATTGTGCTACATTTTTGGTATATTTAGGGTATATCTGAGTTTTTGTCAACAAGCAGATAGCATTTTCTACACTGATAACAATTAGATCAGCATATCGGTATAATAACATTCAGTGTAAAATAGACGAATAAGTATGTTATCCGACTCATTGATTGTAGTGTTATTCTTTTACTAATAGTCAAAGAATAGAAGCAATCTGGAAGCACCTAACTGGGAAGAGCACACATTAATGTAAATATTATGATGGTTcgaaatagaatagaaaacaccaaatttattgaaaacatcCGTTTTCAGGCAATTTATGGGTATTGTTTACTCTTCGTTTGTTTCCTATTTACCAACTTTAATGTAAATCCGTTTCATAGTCCATTCCAGAAATGTTGGGCGCTtcatttaaacaaaaaaaatcaatgaacGCCCTCAAACGTACCGCCTGCATAGTTTTATACAAGAACATTAGACTGAATCGGTCACTTCGTCAACAACGGGGCGAATAGAAGGCGTGTAATTAATTAACGATTAGCGATTGGAGCGGCCGCCGCGTCAAATGGTCGATGAGATCAATGAACGCGTCTAGAATAAACGTCGAACGTGGCACACATTTAGATTTCGGGGTACCGATCGGGAATGAATGGACTGGAAAAAAAGAACGATCGAAAAGATTGAACGGGCAAAACAGGTTTCCTCAGTTCAGTCGCCAGTTTCCTTCATTTCCGGTGTTGTTTTCAGTTTAGCTTTAGAGTGTGCGCTGATGCTTACCAGGATTGTGCCTGGGCCGCGTGCGCAGATTGTTGAACTGCAGTTGAGGTCAAACGGAAGAGCAAGATTGAACTGATTTTAGTGCCGTAGGATAGGATGGACAACACAAGAACTCAATGATTACGTAACTACTGAAATAAAAACTATTTTATGCCCGGTTTGTTGATAAGAAAAATTTCCAATACCGCAGCTTTGAGCAGCACTCCGCTAACTGTAACAAGGTCAGCTTGTTCAAGTAAACGGTTCAGCAATTGACGACAACGCATTAAACTGCTTGTTTTCCCACATGTTTTTTTCATGCCACTGTGCATACCTTAGCCACCTTAGCTAGGGTATTTGATAGCCGCTAGTGTTGGCCGCTGATTGATGCCATGGCTGGAAACTAGCTTCGTGCGTAGGTACCTATCGGCACCTATAAGTCTACGTGTGGGAAAATAGTTCGCAGCGGCCTTATCAAATCTGATATTTGTTTTGGGGTAAACAAAGCAAGTCAAATATAATCACATTCTCTTCGAACTAAGTAGCATATTTCTTTCTCATCGGTTGTTATCTATAATGCAGATGGGTTAGGTTTGATTTTCGTTTATTAACCTAATAACCCTTTTATATATCTTTTATTTTCTAATGAAGTGGGAATTCTGGAATAATTTTTTTACCCAGTAAAATCTTTCAAATGAataattagattagattagattgttCAATTTTTTCCGGACCTGAATGAATAAACCTGTTTAAAGggtcgttaataaaaaaaaaaattatttaagtattttttattccgcgaaatttaaaattgcacatATGGCACATCCGACACGGTTTTATTAATTTCTTATCAAAATatatattatagataataatgTAGTCAAACAGAAAATAAGCAATTCCGTACTGCTGTGAGTCAATCTCTAAAACCAcaacttttcttttatttttcagaTTTATCCGGACCCGGAGTCAGAAAAGGCAATTATGGGCTCGTTGGTGTTTTGCATCCATCATAAGCAGGGCTGTAAATGGTCCGACGAATTACGCAAGCTGAAGGTGACTATACTGACTTTTTCTATGCTTCGTATTTATTAAAGCATAAAATTCGATTTATGTTTTTTCCTGCTGTTTTTTTAAATCTATTTTAACAGAAAGTCAGAACAACTAAATAACCTTGCACTCTAGAGCTTTTAAATGTTACTTTTGTGCTACAAACAGTTATTCCATCGGTTAAATCTCTGAATGTAGTTGTTTGTACtagaaaatgtttatttttctgCGGCAATGGCGCACAGGTTGCCTTTTATTTGAGTATCGTTAGCTCACTGCGTATCTCACACCCACAATTGCTCACTGAAAAATGAACAACCACGCTCAGAACTGGTTATGCCCACTCGAAGCCGACTTTGCAATAATAGTTACAACTTGCTTTTTTTTGAGAGTTTTATTTAAATCTATCTTGCACTGTAGAGCAAGAAGCACAGCAGGTTTAACAGGCGCTTTGTCGCTTAAATGCAATTTACCTGGCGGAGACTCGCCATAAAGTGAAGGCCCATGGCAACTAGAATTAGGTTAAATCTAAAATCTTTTCTCAGCAATCCCCGCTGATGGAGCCGTAGACTGAGCAAACCGTTAAGCTTCTTATATGAGTAAGTGCTGAACCAGCGCGAGATGCACAGCACAGTTACGCTTgtatttttctgactttctttcCTACCATTTTTGCGCCATTCGCTATAATTTTCGAACCCATCATAAGAAAAACGCAGCCCACTAATTAAAcccgtttgatttttttttctttctggcTACCAGGCCCATTTGAACACCTGCAAGCACGATGCCATCCCCTGTCCCAACAAGTGTGGCTCGCAGATCCCGCGGGTCATGATGACCGATCATCTGGCGTTCACCTGCATTTTGCGTCGTGCCATCTGCGAGTTTTGCAACGTCGAATTCACCGGTATCGGCTTGGAGGAGCACGCTGGCACGTGCAGTTCTGAGCCAATATATTGCGAGTCAAAATGCGGAGCGCGCGTCGTTCGTGGTCGCATGTCCATCCATCGTGCCAAAGATTGTGCCAAAAGACTGCGTCGGTGTCCGCACTGCAGTCGTGAGTTTAGTGCTGACACTTTATCTGCTCATGGAGCAACGTGTCCTCGTTGCCCGGTGCCATGTCCTCAGCGCTGTGACGCTGGTCCATTCGCAAGGGCTGATCTAGAAACACATTTACGCGACGAGTGTAAAGCCCTGTCAGTACCGTGTACCTTCAAGGAAGCAGGTTGTCGATTCAAAGGACCGCGTCATCTACTGGAAGCTCATCTCGAATCGAACACCTCATCTCATCTGTCACTGATGGTTGCCTTGTCTGGCCGGCAGGGACAACAAATCACTATGCTCAAGAATGCTATGGCTAAACTAAGCACAAACTATACGGGAACACTTTTGTGGAAAATTACAGATTGGTCGGCAAAAATGATCGAAGCTAAGAGCAAGGATGGTCTCGAGCTGGTCTCGCCTCCATTCTACACCAGCCAGTATGGCTATAAACTTCAGGCTTCGATGTTTCTCAATGGCAATGGCCCCGGGGAAGGATCACATGTCTCTGTGTACATCAAAGTTTTGCCTGGTGAATACGATGCCCTTCTAAAGTGGCCTTTCTCACACTCAGTAACGTTCACTTTGTTTGAGCAAGGAACTCTCGGTGGACAAGGTGGTGTAGCGGAATCATTCGTGCCTGATCCATCCTGGGAAAATTTCCAACGCCCTTCAACAGAACCAGATGCCCTTGGCTTCGGCTTTCCTCGGTTCGTGTCACATGAATTACTCAACCGCAGACCATTCGTTCGGGAAGACACCGTATTTCTGCGTGTAAAAGTAGATCCCAGTAAGATCGTGGCGGTGTAGCGATAGAAAAACAACAAATACGTGTATAAGCAAAACATATCGAAACAACGAGAGAACAAGGAACTGCATTTATCTATAATTAGTTATCTGTAAATATAGTGAGCGAACTCTAGTGTCTAGGAACAAAATACAAAGCGTTGTAAATATGAACTTAATCAAATCAACGAGATGCTCACAACTTGTGGCTTGCACCAAAAACACTCTGTACACATTCAATCGAAAGCGAATGCAAAGTCCAACGAATCAGCTTGAAAATCTCAATTTATAACATTACGTTTTGTTAATTTACTGTTTTCATTTATTAATTCGTATTTGTACCAAGAGCGAGTGCATATATGTAGTACACTCAGATCTATCGTCTTGTCTCGTAgctttctttcccatttttatCAAAACGAGGATCGAAACAGAACGCAGGAAGTACCGCTGGAATCATGCCAAAGTTTTGTTTGGATGGCTTTGCGTTGGGTGCACCGTGCCGAACATCATGCAAAGCTCATATCATAATCGAAAAACTTACTTTTCTCCTTTGTAGTGTACAAAATTTTATGCAGCTATAGACCAGCTGAATTAAAACCAGTTTCTTTATTTCGTTTCTGTTGATTAAATCTAAATTGTAGAACATAAGATAACATTTCGAGTCATTAGAATAATATTCGCTAACGAATAAAATGTACTTCTGATTGCCGTAATGACACACAGCAAGTTGTAAGCGGTTAGAATTAAACTTCAACACAAAACTAGTATTTAAGGACATTTGTATTTAACTGTATTTAACCATCATGTGCATTTAAGAATAACACAAATCAAAGTGAAATACAGAAATCAAAATaattacaaaacaaaacacatttctacTTTTGCTATACATGTGCCGATGACAACAATAGTTAAATTTTAACGGTTTTCCCATGGGTTCTTAATGCACCACGTAAACTGATTTCCTCCACTCCGCGTTCTTTCCTGAACGCTCCAATGTAGACCGGATAATTGAGAGGCAAGTTTAACTATTTTGAGACAAAAAACATTGTAAT harbors:
- the LOC128739197 gene encoding TNF receptor-associated factor 4 isoform X1, with protein sequence MVRSLSQWTKTLSFPARISPNRNSKECNVNMLPITPPPAPPRNKPIATTNSSNSSSNSSTTSSPSPPPNVPITEISQIIYPDPESEKAIMGSLVFCIHHKQGCKWSDELRKLKAHLNTCKHDAIPCPNKCGSQIPRVMMTDHLAFTCILRRAICEFCNVEFTGIGLEEHAGTCSSEPIYCESKCGARVVRGRMSIHRAKDCAKRLRRCPHCSREFSADTLSAHGATCPRCPVPCPQRCDAGPFARADLETHLRDECKALSVPCTFKEAGCRFKGPRHLLEAHLESNTSSHLSLMVALSGRQGQQITMLKNAMAKLSTNYTGTLLWKITDWSAKMIEAKSKDGLELVSPPFYTSQYGYKLQASMFLNGNGPGEGSHVSVYIKVLPGEYDALLKWPFSHSVTFTLFEQGTLGGQGGVAESFVPDPSWENFQRPSTEPDALGFGFPRFVSHELLNRRPFVREDTVFLRVKVDPSKIVAV
- the LOC128739197 gene encoding TNF receptor-associated factor 4 isoform X2, whose protein sequence is MELSDSGSSDGISTGRPTYTFSRNSMTISQPVPNLVTSKKDYAKIYPDPESEKAIMGSLVFCIHHKQGCKWSDELRKLKAHLNTCKHDAIPCPNKCGSQIPRVMMTDHLAFTCILRRAICEFCNVEFTGIGLEEHAGTCSSEPIYCESKCGARVVRGRMSIHRAKDCAKRLRRCPHCSREFSADTLSAHGATCPRCPVPCPQRCDAGPFARADLETHLRDECKALSVPCTFKEAGCRFKGPRHLLEAHLESNTSSHLSLMVALSGRQGQQITMLKNAMAKLSTNYTGTLLWKITDWSAKMIEAKSKDGLELVSPPFYTSQYGYKLQASMFLNGNGPGEGSHVSVYIKVLPGEYDALLKWPFSHSVTFTLFEQGTLGGQGGVAESFVPDPSWENFQRPSTEPDALGFGFPRFVSHELLNRRPFVREDTVFLRVKVDPSKIVAV